One genomic window of Leptospira paudalimensis includes the following:
- a CDS encoding HAMP domain-containing sensor histidine kinase, with protein sequence MAPTLNLYSFFYFGLSLVSGIAYIYFRSRKEDLTPSFRGLLIPLLSLFYWSIAWSICNSFLHHLTAYVFVFLKNPAILVLGVSTSELAFRFQKDLFPRWRKWSLRIQTGLAIVAGLWNGIGFFFREIRFDPKMEFYVPVQSSENTLIQFSILSIAIVLCLVLVNTLAALFAKYKRLDGSKKRATGGFILAILGILSLAFADILVDLNYVSKPTYLFVLTNLTIIIMTILVLVSLNQDTVPSTVGFKIMTFNLTILYLILSIVANFLFNRFRIDIQNEMSREKHNIKTQLELGNIYPFVYLSDLVIDMQEKNFRINKIEFSENQIETLQNRIPSYEFFKVDTFNNDPTGIYWTSDFFAKNHHFLVAIPYIEYREKVHQTVVWLIITLLFSIFTIFMLYPVLHKTSIVFPLTRLLSGIRRMQSGDLFVSVEVSSKDEIGELSKSFNEMISIVREARFQLEQKIEERTVSLNNTILELRDTQEQLLHAERMSTLGKIAASVAHEINNPLAAIKGSIQFIKDSQFSDDSDQRSPLEVQADSLIESFKNQKRSEVTSRFKRKRELTNFFRAKQVPDPISLADTCFDFHMEEIPSHYLFIFESKEGIEAFQSRLNEHVIRFHLGIIETAVERASKIVFALKHHSYQGPKDNQKELSLREGIESVLSMYSKSWKPHVELEWNCEGDPLVYGHADELVQVWTNLVYNSFQACPSENGKISISLKTTNSEAVIQIEDNGKGIPEDILPRIFEPFFTTKELGMGTGLGLSIVQKIIENHQGKIQVQSQPGKTLFTIHLPLANS encoded by the coding sequence TTGGCACCAACTCTCAACCTTTACAGTTTCTTCTATTTCGGACTCAGTTTGGTCAGTGGGATTGCCTATATTTACTTTCGTTCGAGAAAAGAGGACCTGACCCCTAGTTTTAGAGGATTACTCATCCCTTTACTCAGTTTGTTTTATTGGTCCATTGCTTGGTCGATTTGTAATTCGTTCTTACACCACCTTACAGCCTACGTATTTGTTTTTCTAAAAAATCCTGCCATTCTCGTCCTGGGTGTATCTACTTCTGAGTTAGCATTTCGGTTCCAAAAAGACTTATTCCCACGTTGGCGTAAATGGAGTTTGCGAATCCAAACAGGACTTGCTATCGTTGCAGGTTTGTGGAATGGAATCGGTTTCTTTTTTCGCGAAATTCGTTTTGATCCCAAAATGGAATTTTATGTTCCCGTTCAATCGTCAGAAAACACGTTGATCCAATTTTCCATTTTGTCCATTGCGATTGTTCTTTGTTTGGTTCTAGTGAATACCTTAGCTGCTCTATTTGCAAAATACAAACGATTAGATGGATCCAAAAAAAGAGCAACTGGTGGATTTATCTTAGCAATCTTAGGAATCCTTTCTTTAGCATTTGCTGACATTCTTGTTGATCTCAATTATGTAAGTAAACCTACTTATTTATTTGTTCTGACCAATCTTACAATCATCATCATGACCATTCTTGTTTTGGTTTCACTCAATCAAGACACTGTTCCTTCAACTGTTGGATTCAAGATTATGACTTTTAATCTAACAATTTTGTATCTCATACTTTCGATTGTTGCAAATTTTTTGTTCAATCGTTTCCGTATCGACATTCAAAATGAAATGAGTCGAGAAAAACATAATATCAAAACTCAATTGGAACTTGGAAACATTTATCCTTTTGTATATTTATCTGACCTCGTCATTGACATGCAGGAAAAAAACTTTCGCATCAATAAAATTGAATTCTCAGAAAATCAAATTGAAACCTTACAGAACAGAATTCCTTCCTATGAATTTTTCAAAGTGGATACATTCAACAATGATCCTACTGGAATTTATTGGACTTCTGATTTTTTCGCGAAAAACCATCACTTTTTAGTCGCAATCCCTTACATTGAGTACAGAGAAAAGGTTCACCAAACTGTTGTATGGTTAATCATAACGCTACTTTTTTCGATTTTCACAATCTTTATGTTATACCCGGTACTACATAAAACTAGTATCGTTTTCCCTTTAACGAGACTTCTTTCTGGAATCAGAAGGATGCAATCAGGTGATTTATTTGTTTCAGTAGAAGTTTCCAGTAAAGATGAAATTGGCGAACTATCAAAAAGTTTTAATGAAATGATTTCGATCGTTAGGGAAGCAAGATTCCAACTCGAACAAAAAATTGAAGAAAGAACTGTATCTCTCAATAATACAATCTTAGAATTACGTGATACCCAGGAACAACTGTTACATGCAGAAAGAATGTCCACTTTGGGTAAAATCGCTGCAAGTGTAGCACATGAAATCAACAACCCACTCGCTGCCATCAAAGGGAGTATCCAATTCATAAAGGATAGTCAATTTTCCGATGATTCCGACCAACGTTCTCCATTAGAGGTCCAAGCAGATTCACTCATTGAAAGTTTCAAAAATCAAAAACGTTCGGAAGTCACATCCAGATTCAAACGAAAACGAGAACTCACAAACTTTTTTAGAGCAAAACAAGTTCCTGATCCAATCTCTCTTGCCGATACCTGTTTCGATTTTCATATGGAAGAGATACCATCTCATTATTTATTTATATTTGAATCCAAAGAAGGAATCGAAGCCTTCCAATCAAGACTCAATGAACACGTGATCCGATTCCATTTAGGAATCATTGAAACTGCAGTCGAACGTGCCTCAAAAATCGTATTCGCCTTAAAACACCACTCGTACCAAGGGCCTAAAGACAACCAAAAAGAATTATCTCTGAGAGAAGGCATTGAGTCAGTTTTAAGTATGTATTCCAAAAGTTGGAAACCCCATGTGGAGTTAGAATGGAATTGTGAAGGAGACCCACTCGTATATGGGCATGCAGACGAACTTGTACAAGTATGGACCAATTTGGTCTATAATTCTTTCCAAGCCTGTCCTAGTGAAAACGGCAAAATTTCCATCAGTCTCAAAACTACCAATTCTGAAGCTGTAATACAAATCGAAGATAATGGAAAGGGAATTCCCGAAGACATCTTACCTCGGATCTTTGAACCATTTTTCACAACAAAAGAGTTGGGAATGGGCACCGGACTCGGATTGTCTATCGTCCAAAAAATCATCGAAAACCACCAAGGGAAAATCCAAGTCCAAAGCCAACCAGGGAAAACCCTCTTCACCATCCACCTCCCCCTAGCAAATTCCTAG